In a single window of the Streptomyces sp. CGMCC 4.7035 genome:
- a CDS encoding streptophobe family protein, producing MSAPTSSDQAVARTGGPPIAPHGWVQAAVTVLAGLIVMGVCAALGLWAAGGTGIPDNGFPRVVVATVVVAVGGTVKLAGDAGELAGTRAGLTVMPLSVALAGALAIAAGFLRPLRHRAVAGAPELAGWAARIAVLWLLALVGLALAARQTFPVPLGDETIGDIGRLFGVEPKIGYTTDLPPTVLFGLLWLAGVLVLALLVSRGAPLPAGLLRFQESVRPVAYAMVALLLAYVALGVVIALVVAATRGHPAETLAVVLLGLPNLVWPVFTLGLGATWHGRVDGPFGLPVPHLLDEVLRTPDISTLNLRTLAAHDGRVWWLVVVDAVLVLAAAFVMAARSPARMRPWQHAVRMAAGLVLTVLMICLVCRISAHYGLSLIGIGDLGGGLSGVLFLKPQVWTALGLAAVWGLVTGFAGGLLAKGVRRRGKVP from the coding sequence GTGAGCGCCCCGACCTCGTCCGACCAGGCCGTCGCCCGCACCGGCGGCCCGCCCATCGCCCCGCACGGCTGGGTCCAGGCCGCCGTGACGGTGCTGGCCGGGCTGATCGTCATGGGTGTGTGCGCCGCGCTCGGACTGTGGGCGGCGGGCGGAACCGGCATCCCCGACAACGGCTTCCCCCGGGTGGTCGTGGCCACGGTCGTCGTGGCGGTCGGCGGCACCGTGAAGCTGGCGGGCGACGCAGGCGAGCTCGCCGGCACGCGGGCGGGACTGACGGTGATGCCGCTGTCGGTGGCGCTCGCCGGGGCGCTGGCGATCGCCGCGGGGTTCCTTCGCCCGCTGCGGCATCGGGCCGTCGCCGGCGCGCCCGAACTGGCGGGCTGGGCGGCCCGGATCGCCGTCCTGTGGCTGCTGGCGCTCGTCGGGCTCGCGCTCGCGGCCCGCCAGACCTTCCCGGTCCCGCTGGGCGACGAAACCATCGGCGACATCGGCCGCCTGTTCGGCGTCGAACCGAAGATCGGCTACACGACGGACCTGCCGCCCACCGTGCTGTTCGGACTGCTGTGGCTGGCGGGTGTGCTGGTCCTCGCCCTGCTGGTGTCGCGCGGGGCCCCGCTCCCGGCAGGGTTGCTGCGCTTCCAGGAGTCGGTCCGCCCCGTCGCGTACGCCATGGTGGCCCTGCTTCTCGCGTACGTCGCCCTCGGCGTCGTCATCGCGCTGGTGGTGGCCGCCACCCGCGGGCACCCCGCCGAGACGTTGGCGGTGGTCCTGCTGGGGCTGCCCAACCTGGTGTGGCCGGTGTTCACCCTCGGTCTGGGCGCCACCTGGCATGGCCGCGTGGACGGGCCCTTCGGGCTGCCCGTACCGCATCTGCTCGACGAGGTGCTGCGCACCCCGGACATCTCGACGCTCAATCTGCGCACGCTCGCCGCTCACGACGGCCGGGTGTGGTGGCTCGTGGTCGTGGACGCCGTATTGGTCCTCGCCGCCGCGTTCGTGATGGCGGCGCGCTCTCCGGCCCGTATGCGGCCGTGGCAGCACGCCGTGCGCATGGCGGCGGGGTTGGTGCTGACGGTGCTCATGATCTGTCTGGTCTGCCGGATCTCGGCACACTACGGTCTGTCGCTGATCGGCATCGGCGACCTGGGCGGCGGACTGTCCGGCGTGCTGTTCCTGAAGCCACAGGTGTGGACCGCGCTCGGGTTGGCCGCGGTGTGGGGGCTGGTCACCGGGTTCGCCGGCGGGCTGCTCGCCAAGGGGGTGCGCCGACGGGGCAAGGTCCCCTAG
- a CDS encoding helix-turn-helix domain-containing protein, with protein MSNHAPNEARVIPLRHRTAPPRTDGASRAPQQPAQAPRTPAPREPLWRDLVGDALRRERLAQERTLKDVAEAARISMPYLSEVERGRKEASSEVLAAAAQALGLGLADLLSLAQDELVRHARIRTGRGRTSPTAQYDGLCLAA; from the coding sequence GTGAGCAATCATGCGCCGAACGAAGCCCGCGTCATCCCCTTGCGCCACCGGACCGCGCCGCCCCGCACCGACGGGGCGAGCCGTGCCCCGCAGCAGCCGGCGCAGGCGCCACGGACCCCCGCCCCGAGGGAGCCCCTGTGGCGTGACCTCGTCGGTGACGCGCTGCGGCGCGAACGGCTCGCCCAGGAGCGCACGCTCAAGGACGTCGCCGAGGCGGCCCGTATCTCGATGCCGTACCTGTCCGAGGTGGAGCGCGGCCGCAAGGAGGCCTCCTCCGAGGTCCTGGCGGCCGCCGCCCAGGCCCTCGGACTCGGCCTCGCGGACCTGCTCTCGCTCGCCCAGGACGAGCTGGTACGGCACGCCCGGATCCGGACCGGCCGGGGCCGTACGTCGCCGACGGCGCAGTACGACGGTCTGTGCCTGGCCGCCTGA
- a CDS encoding ClpP family protease, producing the protein MGSYTVPYVVERTAQGERSYDVFSRLLSERIIFLGTEIDDGVANVVIAQLLHLESSNPEHEISIYLNSPGGSFTSLMAIYDTMTFVQAPISTFCVGQAASTAAVLLAGGDPGRRFVLQHARVLLGQPASGGRQGTVSDLSLQAKEMVRIRSQVEEVLSRHTHHDVATLRADMDRDKVFTAEEAVAYGLADEVLSRRLAFV; encoded by the coding sequence ATGGGGTCGTACACGGTTCCGTACGTCGTCGAACGTACCGCGCAGGGCGAGCGTTCGTACGACGTCTTCAGCCGGCTGCTGAGCGAGCGGATCATCTTCCTCGGCACCGAGATCGACGACGGCGTCGCGAACGTCGTCATCGCGCAACTGCTGCATCTGGAGTCGTCGAACCCGGAACACGAGATCTCGATCTACCTCAACTCGCCCGGCGGATCGTTCACTTCACTGATGGCGATCTACGACACGATGACGTTCGTGCAGGCCCCGATCTCCACGTTCTGCGTCGGGCAGGCCGCCTCCACCGCGGCGGTGCTGCTGGCCGGCGGAGACCCCGGGCGGCGGTTCGTGCTCCAGCACGCCCGGGTGCTGCTCGGCCAGCCGGCCAGCGGCGGACGGCAGGGCACGGTCTCGGACCTCAGCCTCCAGGCCAAGGAGATGGTCCGCATCCGCTCCCAGGTGGAGGAGGTCCTGTCCCGGCACACGCATCACGACGTGGCGACCCTGCGCGCCGACATGGACCGGGACAAGGTGTTCACCGCCGAGGAGGCCGTCGCCTACGGGCTCGCCGACGAGGTGCTGAGCCGACGGCTCGCTTTCGTCTGA
- a CDS encoding ATP-dependent Clp protease proteolytic subunit has translation MTPLPQLTTLSPRAEEGDTPPSRFDDHLAAQLLAQRIVFLGTQVDEVSAHRVCAQLLLLSAEDPRTDISLYINSPGGSVTAGLAIYDTMRLIPNDVSTLVMGFAASMGQFLLTVGTRGKRFALPNARVMMHQPSAGIGGTTADIEIQAENLEFTKKAIERITAEHTGQSEETISRDGDRDRWFTAEQAREYGMVDRVLESLADVRPAASRRRMGL, from the coding sequence ATGACTCCACTGCCTCAACTCACCACGCTCTCGCCCCGTGCGGAGGAGGGCGACACGCCGCCCAGCCGGTTCGACGACCATCTGGCCGCGCAACTGCTGGCCCAGCGGATCGTGTTCCTGGGCACCCAGGTCGACGAGGTGTCGGCCCATCGCGTGTGCGCGCAACTGCTCCTGCTGTCGGCGGAGGATCCGCGCACCGACATCAGCCTGTACATCAACAGCCCCGGTGGGTCAGTCACCGCGGGGCTCGCCATCTACGACACCATGCGGCTCATCCCGAACGATGTGTCGACGCTGGTCATGGGGTTCGCCGCCAGCATGGGCCAGTTCCTGCTCACGGTGGGAACGCGCGGCAAGCGGTTCGCGCTGCCGAACGCGCGGGTCATGATGCACCAGCCGTCGGCAGGTATCGGTGGCACCACCGCCGACATCGAGATCCAGGCGGAGAACCTGGAGTTCACCAAGAAGGCCATCGAGCGGATCACCGCGGAGCACACCGGGCAGAGCGAGGAGACGATCTCGCGCGACGGCGACCGGGACCGCTGGTTCACGGCCGAGCAGGCCAGGGAGTACGGGATGGTGGACCGGGTCTTGGAGTCGCTCGCCGACGTCCGCCCGGCCGCCTCGCGCCGACGGATGGGGTTGTGA
- a CDS encoding epoxide hydrolase family protein, translated as MTSSPHESIRPFRLAIPQSDLDDLHDRLDRTRWPDELPGVGWAYGVSRDYLRELVRYWRHDYDWRAAEARLNEWPQFTTEIDGAHLHFAHIRSPQPDATPLVITHGWPGSIVEFLDVVGPLTDPAAHGGDPADAFHVVVPSIPGFGLSGPTRDTGWEAGRMADAWVELMDRLGYRRFGAQGGDWGAMISRELGRAHPDRVTGVHLNLLPGAQATSEPTDEELAALGAEEQERTLTSWRRWSAWSGDASAYALLHSTRPQTLAYALTDSPVGQLAWIIEKFREWTDSDELPEEAVDRDRLLTNVMLYWLTGTAGSSARIYYERAHAAGRAAAPAAPSTAPTALAVFPAEIQIPLRHKAERTENIVRWTEFDRGGHFAAMEEPDLLVDDVRAFFRQLREKG; from the coding sequence ATGACGTCATCGCCCCACGAGAGCATCCGGCCCTTCCGTCTCGCGATCCCCCAGAGCGACCTCGACGATCTCCACGACCGCCTCGACCGCACCCGCTGGCCCGACGAGCTGCCGGGCGTGGGATGGGCGTACGGGGTCTCCCGCGACTACCTGCGCGAACTCGTACGGTACTGGCGCCACGACTACGACTGGCGGGCCGCCGAGGCGCGGCTGAACGAGTGGCCGCAGTTCACGACGGAGATCGACGGGGCGCACCTCCACTTCGCCCACATCCGTTCCCCTCAGCCGGACGCCACCCCGCTGGTCATCACCCATGGCTGGCCCGGCTCGATCGTGGAGTTCCTCGACGTCGTGGGGCCGCTCACCGATCCGGCCGCGCACGGCGGCGATCCCGCGGACGCGTTCCACGTCGTGGTGCCGAGCATTCCGGGCTTCGGGCTGTCCGGGCCCACGCGGGACACCGGCTGGGAGGCGGGCCGGATGGCGGACGCGTGGGTGGAGCTGATGGACCGGCTCGGCTACCGGCGCTTCGGCGCGCAGGGCGGTGACTGGGGCGCGATGATCTCCCGTGAGCTGGGCCGCGCCCACCCCGACCGGGTGACCGGCGTCCACCTCAACCTGCTGCCGGGCGCCCAGGCGACGAGCGAGCCCACCGACGAGGAGCTGGCCGCGCTCGGCGCCGAGGAGCAGGAGCGCACGCTCACCTCGTGGCGCCGCTGGTCCGCGTGGTCGGGTGACGCGTCGGCGTACGCCCTGCTGCACTCCACCCGGCCGCAGACCCTGGCGTATGCGCTCACGGACTCGCCCGTCGGTCAACTCGCCTGGATCATCGAGAAGTTCCGGGAGTGGACGGACTCGGATGAGCTGCCCGAGGAGGCCGTCGACCGGGACCGGTTGCTGACGAACGTGATGTTGTACTGGCTGACCGGGACCGCCGGTTCGTCGGCCCGGATCTACTACGAGCGGGCGCACGCCGCAGGGCGTGCCGCCGCACCCGCCGCGCCGTCCACGGCGCCGACCGCACTGGCGGTCTTCCCCGCCGAGATCCAGATCCCGCTGCGGCACAAGGCGGAGCGGACGGAGAACATCGTGCGGTGGACCGAGTTCGACCGGGGTGGTCACTTCGCGGCCATGGAGGAGCCGGACCTGCTGGTGGACGACGTACGGGCGTTCTTCCGGCAGCTGCGCGAAAAGGGCTGA
- a CDS encoding VOC family protein, with translation MATEGFTTCLWFDGRAEEAAHYYVSIFKNSSIGRIGRYTEAGPGPAGSVIAVDFVANGHKFVALNGGPQFTFNEAISFQIYCENQEEIDYYWNKLTEGGGQPGPCGWLKDKYGVSWQVIPDGLIDMIGDPDPEKAARTTRAMLAMGKLDIAALEKAYAGE, from the coding sequence ATGGCCACCGAAGGATTCACCACCTGTCTCTGGTTCGACGGCCGGGCCGAGGAGGCCGCGCACTACTACGTCTCGATCTTCAAGAACTCCAGCATCGGGCGGATCGGCCGCTACACCGAGGCCGGACCGGGCCCCGCCGGTTCCGTGATCGCCGTCGACTTCGTGGCCAACGGCCATAAGTTCGTGGCGCTGAACGGCGGTCCGCAGTTCACGTTCAACGAGGCGATCTCCTTCCAGATCTACTGCGAGAACCAGGAGGAGATCGACTACTACTGGAACAAGCTCACCGAGGGCGGCGGTCAGCCGGGCCCCTGCGGTTGGCTCAAGGACAAGTACGGCGTGTCCTGGCAGGTCATCCCGGACGGGCTCATCGACATGATCGGCGACCCCGACCCCGAGAAGGCGGCCCGCACCACGCGGGCGATGCTCGCGATGGGCAAGCTGGACATCGCCGCCCTGGAGAAGGCGTACGCGGGTGAGTAG
- a CDS encoding LamG domain-containing protein, giving the protein MTLPMRTVVEATPDDPDVQAVLHGPVVLAGAYGDRADPWLPRLEVASVRQESANTLRFTARADGEEVALLPIARVHHQHYTVYWLTGEPPSPPPQFAAWHRFDETSGTTAADATGNGKTARLVGRAVWSPSGRIDGAVALDGTDGHVALAEDLLAGASAYSIAAWVGLDGQPGAWSRIFDLGTGVTANMFLTPLSGDGTLRYSITAGGAGAEQRIDTTPLPSDRWVHVAVTYGDGTAVLYVDGTEAGRNARVTVEPRHFGNHIRAGYIGRSQYADPYLKGAVDDFRVFGRTLSAAEVATLAQPASA; this is encoded by the coding sequence GTGACACTGCCGATGCGCACGGTCGTCGAAGCCACCCCGGACGACCCCGACGTACAGGCGGTGCTGCACGGCCCGGTCGTCCTGGCGGGGGCGTACGGCGACAGGGCCGATCCATGGCTGCCCCGGCTGGAGGTGGCCTCCGTCCGCCAGGAGTCCGCGAACACGCTCCGCTTCACCGCGCGCGCCGACGGCGAGGAGGTCGCGCTGCTGCCGATCGCCCGCGTGCACCACCAGCACTACACCGTGTACTGGCTCACCGGCGAACCGCCCTCCCCTCCCCCGCAGTTCGCGGCCTGGCACCGTTTCGACGAGACGTCCGGCACCACGGCGGCGGACGCGACGGGCAACGGCAAGACGGCCCGACTCGTGGGCCGCGCCGTCTGGTCGCCGTCCGGCCGGATCGACGGGGCGGTCGCCCTCGACGGCACCGACGGCCATGTGGCCCTCGCCGAGGACCTGCTGGCGGGCGCCTCCGCGTACTCGATCGCCGCCTGGGTCGGACTGGACGGGCAACCGGGCGCCTGGAGCCGGATCTTCGACCTCGGCACCGGCGTCACCGCCAACATGTTCCTGACCCCGCTCAGCGGTGACGGCACGCTTCGGTACTCCATCACCGCCGGGGGCGCGGGCGCCGAACAGCGCATCGATACCACCCCGCTGCCGAGCGACCGCTGGGTGCACGTGGCGGTGACGTACGGCGACGGCACCGCCGTCCTGTACGTGGACGGCACGGAGGCGGGCCGCAACGCGCGCGTGACCGTGGAACCGCGTCACTTCGGCAACCACATCCGCGCCGGATACATCGGCAGGTCGCAGTACGCCGACCCGTATCTGAAGGGGGCCGTCGACGACTTCCGGGTGTTCGGGCGGACGCTGAGTGCCGCCGAGGTGGCGACACTGGCACAGCCGGCCTCCGCGTAG
- a CDS encoding SGNH/GDSL hydrolase family protein: MRKPWIVGVLMAGLLLGACGDPTSGPEAAPPAPKVSGASPTTRQRAVSTPSAAPAQPPTVLYLGDSLAMESQKVLGQTLTSDLRARYTSAPYSGTTLCDYLEGGAQRSLVPAADKAAALVRATHPDFVVLQFWGNSWGYTPCMDGITYAAARARYFTRYAADAARLTQQIAAAGGTRRPRIVWVLQGPDPITPDRVRRVNEMYEQQARSSGDLVSDAGGTVSPASGRYTWAQYLPCTAYEHEHPAYCTQPARDRTALHRDDDYLHFCLAPTTSTPKPCPVRSPGILRIAQEITRTIAAQVR; encoded by the coding sequence ATGCGGAAGCCGTGGATCGTGGGGGTGCTGATGGCCGGGCTGCTGCTCGGCGCGTGCGGGGATCCGACGTCCGGGCCCGAGGCGGCTCCCCCCGCGCCCAAGGTCTCCGGGGCCTCGCCGACGACGCGTCAGCGAGCGGTGTCCACGCCGAGCGCCGCCCCTGCCCAGCCTCCCACCGTGCTGTATCTGGGCGACTCGCTCGCGATGGAAAGCCAGAAGGTGCTGGGCCAGACGCTGACGAGCGACCTGCGCGCGAGGTACACGAGCGCCCCGTACTCGGGCACCACCCTGTGCGACTACCTGGAGGGCGGCGCGCAGCGATCGCTCGTGCCGGCCGCGGACAAGGCGGCCGCGCTGGTACGTGCGACGCACCCGGACTTCGTGGTGCTCCAGTTCTGGGGCAACTCCTGGGGCTACACGCCCTGCATGGACGGGATCACCTACGCCGCGGCGCGGGCCAGGTACTTCACCCGGTACGCGGCCGACGCGGCGCGTCTCACCCAGCAGATCGCCGCGGCGGGCGGCACCCGACGGCCCAGGATCGTCTGGGTATTGCAGGGGCCGGATCCGATCACCCCCGACCGGGTCCGGCGCGTCAACGAGATGTACGAGCAGCAGGCGCGCTCCTCGGGCGATCTCGTCTCCGACGCGGGAGGCACCGTCAGCCCGGCCTCGGGCCGCTACACCTGGGCGCAGTACCTGCCGTGCACCGCGTACGAGCACGAGCACCCGGCGTACTGCACCCAGCCGGCCCGCGACCGCACCGCCCTGCACCGCGACGACGACTATCTGCACTTCTGCCTCGCCCCGACGACATCGACGCCCAAGCCGTGTCCGGTCCGCTCGCCGGGCATCCTGCGCATCGCACAGGAGATCACCCGGACGATCGCGGCGCAGGTACGGTGA
- a CDS encoding MFS transporter: MTQTVKDSPLAGDLDAPAPASPKRWWILAIIAIAQLMVVLDATIVNIALPSAQADLGFSDGNRQWIVTAYALAFASLLLLGGRIADLFGRKPAFLVGVVGFAVASALGGAATGFGMLVAARALQGVFGALLAPAALSLLNTTFTDARERARAFSVYGAIAGAGGAVGLLLGGLLTDALDWRWTLYVNVAIAVVAFAGGWILLGNHRDAANSKLDVPGTVLVAGGLFSLVYGFSNAETHDWDSPQTWGFLIAGGLLLVAFSWWQTRAAHPLLPLRVLLDRNRAASFLAVLISGGGMFGVFLFLTYYLQLNLGFSPTKTGVAFLPMVGALMVTAQLGTTVLLPRIGPKAVIPLGFAVAVAGMAWLTGIGLDTHYASGVLPQLVVIGLGLGLVMPSAMQLATGGVAAEDAGVASATVNAMQQVGGSIGTALLNTLAASAASDYLAGKDATSKLVQAQATIESYTTAFWWSAGLFAAGAVIALLLYRRGAHQPDPEGAQVVHM, from the coding sequence ATGACCCAGACGGTGAAGGACAGCCCCCTCGCGGGCGACCTGGACGCACCTGCTCCGGCCTCGCCGAAGCGGTGGTGGATCCTCGCGATCATCGCGATCGCGCAGCTGATGGTGGTGCTGGACGCCACCATCGTGAACATCGCCCTGCCGTCCGCCCAGGCGGACCTGGGCTTCTCGGACGGCAACCGGCAGTGGATCGTCACCGCGTACGCGCTGGCCTTCGCCTCGCTGCTGCTGCTCGGCGGACGGATCGCGGATCTGTTCGGGCGCAAGCCCGCCTTCCTCGTCGGCGTCGTCGGATTCGCGGTGGCCTCCGCGCTCGGCGGTGCCGCGACGGGCTTCGGCATGCTGGTCGCCGCCCGCGCCCTGCAGGGCGTCTTCGGCGCGCTGCTCGCGCCGGCCGCGCTGTCGCTGCTGAACACGACGTTCACGGACGCCCGTGAGCGGGCGCGGGCCTTCAGCGTCTACGGCGCGATCGCCGGTGCCGGCGGTGCGGTCGGCCTGCTGCTCGGCGGCCTCCTCACCGACGCGCTCGACTGGCGCTGGACGCTGTATGTCAACGTGGCCATCGCCGTCGTCGCCTTCGCGGGCGGCTGGATACTGCTCGGCAACCACCGCGACGCCGCGAACTCCAAGCTCGACGTACCTGGCACCGTACTGGTCGCCGGAGGCCTCTTCTCCCTGGTCTACGGCTTCTCCAACGCGGAGACGCACGACTGGGACTCGCCGCAGACCTGGGGCTTCCTGATCGCGGGCGGTCTGCTGCTCGTGGCCTTCTCCTGGTGGCAGACCCGCGCCGCACACCCGCTGCTGCCGCTGCGCGTCCTGCTCGACCGCAACCGCGCGGCCTCGTTCCTCGCCGTCCTGATCAGCGGCGGTGGCATGTTCGGCGTGTTCCTGTTCCTCACGTACTACCTGCAGCTGAACCTCGGCTTCAGCCCGACGAAGACCGGTGTGGCGTTCCTGCCGATGGTCGGCGCGCTGATGGTGACGGCGCAGCTCGGCACCACGGTGCTGCTGCCACGGATCGGACCGAAGGCGGTCATCCCGCTGGGCTTCGCCGTCGCCGTGGCCGGCATGGCCTGGCTGACCGGTATCGGGCTCGACACGCACTACGCGAGCGGGGTGCTGCCGCAGCTGGTCGTGATCGGCCTGGGCCTCGGCCTGGTGATGCCCTCGGCCATGCAGCTCGCCACCGGCGGGGTGGCGGCCGAGGACGCGGGTGTCGCCTCCGCGACGGTCAACGCGATGCAGCAGGTGGGCGGTTCGATCGGAACGGCGCTGCTGAACACGCTGGCCGCGAGCGCCGCGAGCGACTACCTGGCCGGGAAGGACGCGACCAGCAAGCTGGTCCAGGCGCAGGCGACCATCGAGAGCTACACCACCGCCTTCTGGTGGTCCGCGGGCCTGTTCGCCGCGGGCGCGGTCATCGCGCTCCTGCTCTACCGCCGCGGCGCGCACCAGCCCGACCCCGAGGGCGCGCAGGTCGTCCACATGTAA
- a CDS encoding SRPBCC family protein, producing the protein MSADLTGTYLTLDDGRPAVRFSRVYDHPVDRVWQFVTDPGELAQWFPSRAEFDLRPGGTVSFSGDPNMPESTGTVVAVDAPRHLVFEWGGDELRFALEDLDEGRTRFTLTDVLGEENAAARNGAGWEVCLTALDAKARGERFEGPHAGPSAPWKEYYEGYVEAGVPSGAPIPGTGA; encoded by the coding sequence ATGTCCGCAGACCTCACCGGTACCTACCTCACCCTCGACGACGGTCGCCCCGCCGTCCGCTTCAGCCGCGTCTACGACCACCCGGTCGACCGCGTCTGGCAATTCGTCACCGACCCCGGCGAACTCGCCCAGTGGTTCCCCTCCCGCGCCGAGTTCGACCTGCGTCCCGGCGGCACCGTCAGCTTCAGCGGGGACCCGAACATGCCCGAGTCGACCGGCACGGTCGTCGCCGTCGACGCGCCGCGGCACCTCGTCTTCGAGTGGGGCGGCGACGAGCTGCGCTTCGCCCTGGAGGATCTCGACGAGGGGCGCACCCGCTTCACGCTCACCGACGTCCTGGGCGAGGAGAACGCCGCCGCCCGCAACGGCGCCGGCTGGGAGGTCTGCCTCACGGCCCTGGACGCCAAGGCCCGCGGCGAACGCTTCGAGGGCCCGCACGCCGGGCCGAGCGCGCCCTGGAAGGAGTACTACGAGGGGTACGTCGAGGCCGGGGTCCCCTCGGGTGCGCCCATCCCGGGCACGGGCGCCTGA